A DNA window from Niabella yanshanensis contains the following coding sequences:
- a CDS encoding SusC/RagA family TonB-linked outer membrane protein: protein MSATNKSQRILLRANLFLVILMMLSTVVLAQDAVVIKGTVTDAGGAAIPGISVTVTATGTGTTTNNKGFYSISARKGDKLQFSGVGFTSKEVEVGDNSQINIVLEAATTQAMDEVVVIGYGTQKRTDVTGSVASVPKERLSKLPVNNVMQAIQGAVANVTVSQASSIPGDAPSAQIRGRNSINASSEPYVVVDGIPLSRTDGSINDINPNDIESVEILKDPSAVAIYGVNGSNGVILITTKRGVSGKPSIKYSGYAGPEKAAHILEPATPEQMLERYAEYARITKTSLYNGGPIRNQYESDNYQNGITTDWLDAVMQPGRVQNHNVSVSGGSESAKYFVSGDYMDQKGILLGYNYKRYSFRVNTDVKATKYLTVGTSIFIVGHNRDGGRASLMQAAAMTPWARMYNDDGTLTQFPMYSEQLWANPLLPTTVNPERRQFNLSLNGYAEVNFGDLWSPLKGLKYRFNGGFSYVPTRTNEYEGKSMYNQTGWGQITNSESQAKTFENILTYTKDIGVHHFDLTGLYASKEKYWQQAIATGRVFPNDDLEWGNLESASTQSVSSQADLYRSISQMGRLNYGYDRRYLFTFTVRRDGASVFGKNNKYGTFPSAALAWNIHNESFMASARDLFSNLKLRASYGISGNEAIGIYQTLALMSSSSLAMGGKSLTALKVQTRMGNDDLKWERTSGFNTGLDFGLFNSRISGSVDFYKTNTFDMLLLQRIPRITGYADVWTNIGKVANTGIEFTINSKNIASKNFTWNTTVVFASNKNKIVDVYGDGKDDIGNRWFVGQPVGVIYDYTKVGIWQEEEIASGAHKGWDDVALAGDLKLADISGPDGVPDGKVDDNDRSILGQTSPKWTGGLTNTFTYKDFSLSVFINTVQGALRNNPQIGGASDEMGRRSTPADLGFWTPENKSNEWRSLGNHSNSHGYGFPSNASFTRLKDITLSYNLPKTLTSRIGIGGLLLYASGRNLYTWTKWFGWDPEARDITRGSTNDMINYPVVRTYVFGVNVTF from the coding sequence ATGAGTGCCACAAACAAGTCGCAGCGAATTTTGCTGCGGGCGAACCTCTTTTTGGTTATTTTGATGATGCTGTCTACGGTCGTGCTGGCCCAGGACGCAGTTGTTATAAAAGGAACTGTTACCGACGCTGGTGGAGCAGCTATTCCGGGTATTTCTGTTACCGTCACGGCAACGGGAACAGGAACCACAACCAACAATAAAGGCTTTTATTCCATTAGTGCACGTAAGGGAGATAAGCTGCAATTCTCTGGCGTTGGATTTACCTCCAAAGAAGTAGAAGTAGGAGATAATTCGCAAATTAATATTGTATTGGAAGCGGCCACCACGCAGGCGATGGATGAGGTAGTAGTAATTGGATATGGTACTCAAAAACGTACCGATGTTACCGGATCTGTTGCGTCAGTGCCTAAGGAACGGCTTTCCAAATTGCCGGTAAACAACGTAATGCAGGCCATACAGGGGGCTGTAGCCAATGTTACGGTCTCGCAGGCTTCATCAATACCTGGCGATGCACCTTCTGCGCAGATACGGGGAAGAAATTCTATTAATGCGTCATCGGAGCCCTATGTAGTAGTGGACGGTATTCCGTTATCAAGAACCGACGGATCTATCAACGATATCAATCCTAACGATATTGAGTCAGTAGAAATACTAAAAGACCCTTCGGCCGTAGCCATCTATGGTGTAAACGGATCGAACGGCGTTATTCTTATCACAACGAAAAGGGGTGTATCGGGAAAGCCTTCTATTAAATACAGTGGATATGCAGGACCGGAAAAAGCGGCTCATATATTAGAGCCTGCGACACCTGAGCAGATGCTGGAACGCTACGCCGAATACGCACGTATCACAAAAACGTCACTTTACAATGGTGGACCTATAAGAAATCAATACGAATCGGACAATTATCAAAATGGGATAACTACTGATTGGCTGGATGCCGTAATGCAGCCTGGCCGTGTTCAGAATCACAATGTAAGCGTATCTGGTGGGAGCGAATCTGCAAAATACTTTGTTTCAGGCGATTACATGGATCAAAAAGGGATCTTGTTGGGCTACAACTACAAACGCTATTCGTTTCGTGTAAATACCGATGTGAAAGCCACAAAATATCTTACTGTAGGTACTTCAATATTTATTGTAGGGCATAACAGGGATGGCGGAAGAGCCAGTCTCATGCAGGCCGCAGCCATGACGCCATGGGCAAGAATGTACAATGATGACGGAACACTTACGCAGTTTCCCATGTATTCGGAACAACTTTGGGCTAACCCTTTGCTGCCTACTACGGTAAACCCCGAACGGCGTCAATTTAATTTATCGCTGAATGGGTATGCTGAAGTAAATTTTGGAGACTTATGGAGTCCGCTAAAGGGCTTAAAATACCGTTTTAATGGCGGATTTTCTTATGTGCCTACGCGCACCAATGAATATGAAGGCAAATCCATGTACAATCAAACGGGCTGGGGTCAAATTACCAACAGCGAATCCCAGGCAAAAACATTTGAAAATATTCTTACGTACACAAAAGACATCGGTGTACATCATTTTGATCTGACCGGCTTATACGCATCTAAAGAAAAATACTGGCAACAGGCAATAGCTACCGGAAGAGTATTTCCCAATGATGATTTGGAGTGGGGCAACCTGGAGTCTGCTTCTACACAGTCCGTATCTTCTCAGGCAGACCTGTACCGGTCAATTTCACAAATGGGGCGTCTGAACTATGGTTACGATAGACGCTATTTATTCACTTTTACAGTGCGTCGCGATGGAGCATCTGTATTTGGTAAAAACAATAAATACGGAACTTTCCCTTCAGCCGCTTTAGCATGGAATATACATAACGAATCATTTATGGCTTCTGCCAGAGACCTGTTCTCCAATCTTAAATTACGTGCATCTTATGGTATTTCAGGAAATGAAGCCATAGGTATTTATCAAACTTTGGCTTTAATGAGTTCAAGCTCTTTAGCTATGGGCGGCAAATCTCTAACGGCTTTAAAAGTACAAACCCGCATGGGTAACGATGATCTGAAATGGGAACGAACTTCAGGGTTTAACACGGGTCTTGACTTTGGCCTGTTCAACAGCAGGATCAGTGGTTCTGTTGATTTTTATAAGACCAATACTTTTGATATGCTGCTGCTGCAGCGTATACCAAGGATTACAGGGTACGCAGACGTTTGGACTAATATAGGGAAGGTAGCTAACACCGGAATAGAGTTCACTATTAATTCAAAAAACATCGCTTCCAAAAACTTTACATGGAACACAACAGTAGTATTTGCAAGTAATAAAAACAAGATTGTGGATGTTTACGGAGATGGGAAAGATGATATAGGCAATCGCTGGTTTGTTGGTCAACCTGTGGGAGTTATTTATGATTATACCAAAGTAGGAATATGGCAGGAGGAAGAGATAGCATCGGGCGCTCATAAGGGTTGGGATGATGTTGCGCTTGCCGGAGATTTAAAACTGGCTGATATTAGCGGACCAGATGGTGTTCCGGACGGTAAGGTAGATGATAACGACCGCAGTATTTTAGGGCAAACATCGCCTAAGTGGACCGGCGGCCTTACCAATACATTTACTTACAAAGATTTTTCTTTAAGCGTATTCATTAACACCGTCCAGGGCGCTTTACGTAACAACCCGCAAATTGGCGGAGCTTCCGATGAGATGGGACGGCGCAGTACTCCTGCTGATCTTGGCTTTTGGACACCTGAAAACAAAAGTAACGAATGGAGGTCTTTGGGTAACCACTCCAATTCGCATGGTTATGGATTCCCTTCAAATGCAAGCTTTACGCGATTAAAAGATATAACATTAAGCTACAATTTGCCCAAAACGCTGACAAGCAGGATAGGTATTGGCGGACTATTGCTTTATGCCAGTGGTCGTAATTTATATACCTGGACGAAGTGGTTTGGTTGGGATCCGGAGGCCAGGGATATTACACGTGGGTCGACTAATGATATGATCAACTACCCGGTGGTAAGAACCTATGTCTTTGGAGTAAATGTAACTTTCTAA
- a CDS encoding RagB/SusD family nutrient uptake outer membrane protein, which produces MKYYNNIFFILLLVVFTGASCSKNFLDEDPYSSYRTGATDAQSIEAQVIGLHLTYAELWGMSGQQGFLSCWQIGTDVTSAGATQGVENPFYQYANLNSENAGVSYLWQKCYDFINHANVIIAAVGETNAKAAAEARFFRAYAYNILVTLWGDVPLLKDPVASPAFNYTRQPVTAIDLLIEEDLTFAIANLPDLGQAASESRINKDIARQLAAETYLRIGIRDNSYFAKAEQAATDIINNTSYKLIEGRYGKFLSESGDFYRDMFRYGNQRRSQGNTEAIWTFEMEYNRTVNGGTIDNPQHRRVWQPAYHKWDGMVNADSLGGRGNGRMRLSNFMKYTVWSGLNGDIRNSNFNIRRTTNYNRPGFSATIGLTAAGYRVASNSSSAVTTKTIKTGDKVIPFEADSLEVWYPYPTKWGGYDATDDFGYAVVKDWPVMRLGETYLLRAEARLRQNNAAGAAADINVLRNRAFKNARTETGDPDLGKVSAADMTIDFILDERARELIAEENRRMTLVRMGKLKERIARNGDVSPTDKVTTGFQDFNALLPVPLSEIQLNKGSELKQNPGYN; this is translated from the coding sequence ATGAAATACTATAATAATATTTTTTTTATACTGCTTCTTGTTGTATTCACGGGAGCTTCCTGTAGCAAAAATTTCCTGGATGAAGACCCCTATTCGAGCTATAGAACCGGTGCCACCGATGCCCAGAGTATTGAAGCGCAGGTAATAGGCCTTCACCTTACTTATGCAGAGCTTTGGGGTATGAGTGGTCAACAGGGCTTCTTATCCTGCTGGCAAATTGGTACTGATGTGACCAGCGCGGGTGCTACACAGGGAGTAGAAAACCCGTTTTACCAATATGCTAATTTGAATTCAGAGAACGCAGGGGTAAGTTATCTCTGGCAGAAGTGTTATGATTTTATCAATCATGCTAATGTCATAATAGCTGCTGTGGGTGAAACAAATGCAAAAGCAGCTGCCGAAGCCAGGTTTTTCCGGGCGTATGCCTATAATATCTTAGTCACTTTATGGGGAGATGTTCCTTTATTGAAAGATCCGGTAGCTTCTCCGGCGTTTAATTATACCAGGCAACCCGTGACAGCAATCGATCTGCTTATTGAAGAAGATCTCACTTTTGCAATTGCCAATCTTCCCGATTTAGGCCAGGCCGCCAGCGAAAGCCGGATTAATAAAGATATAGCGCGACAATTGGCCGCGGAGACCTATCTGAGAATAGGAATACGTGATAATAGCTACTTCGCAAAGGCTGAACAGGCCGCAACCGATATTATTAACAATACCAGTTATAAATTGATAGAGGGTCGTTACGGCAAGTTTTTAAGTGAAAGCGGTGATTTTTATCGCGATATGTTCCGCTATGGTAATCAACGCAGGTCTCAGGGAAACACTGAAGCTATATGGACTTTTGAAATGGAATACAACCGTACCGTAAACGGCGGAACTATCGACAATCCTCAGCATCGTCGAGTATGGCAGCCTGCGTATCACAAATGGGATGGAATGGTAAATGCAGACTCGCTAGGAGGGCGTGGAAACGGGAGGATGCGATTGAGCAACTTTATGAAATATACAGTTTGGAGCGGGTTAAATGGAGACATACGCAACAGTAATTTTAACATCAGGCGTACAACTAATTATAACCGCCCGGGATTCAGCGCTACAATAGGTCTTACTGCTGCCGGCTATCGTGTTGCCAGTAACAGCTCTTCTGCAGTAACTACAAAAACGATCAAAACCGGGGATAAAGTGATACCATTTGAAGCAGACAGCTTAGAGGTTTGGTATCCTTATCCTACAAAATGGGGAGGATATGATGCTACAGACGACTTTGGATATGCGGTAGTGAAAGATTGGCCGGTGATGCGCCTGGGAGAAACTTATTTATTGAGGGCTGAAGCTCGTTTGCGTCAGAATAATGCAGCAGGAGCCGCTGCCGATATTAATGTTCTTAGAAACAGGGCGTTTAAAAATGCAAGAACAGAAACCGGTGACCCGGATCTTGGAAAAGTAAGTGCTGCAGATATGACAATCGACTTTATTTTAGATGAACGTGCCCGTGAACTTATCGCAGAGGAAAATCGTCGAATGACACTCGTGCGCATGGGGAAACTTAAAGAGCGCATAGCCAGAAACGGAGATGTATCGCCGACAGATAAGGTTACTACCGGTTTTCAGGATTTCAATGCACTGCTTCCGGTTCCATTAAGCGAAATTCAACTTAACAAAGGATCGGAGTTAAAACAAAATCCCGGATATAATTAG
- a CDS encoding sugar-binding domain-containing protein, which translates to MARFLFLFTLIIATNCFAQPGFGDAHKINNGWQFTLNSTDSVAEKPAQSASWQTVDLPHDWSVRQKLDPKNASSMGYLPGGIGWYKKDVVIPTSDKKVYLYFEGVYNRSEVLVNGQSVGKRPNGYISFMYDITPFIKAGKTNEILVKADHHRDADSRWYTGSGIYRDVWLVYANPVHIAQWGVYAYPQVADASAVLNIETAIENKDAKEQQLTVVQELVGPDKKVVGQSSTSVTVAANSLGKAVAAIKVTNPQLWSLNNPTLYTLRTKVLQAGKQIDASVTTTGFRKLSFDANKGFALNDKWMKVKGVCLHHDAGVLGAAMYKEVWRRRLLNLKEVGVNAIRTSHNPQATALYELCDELGLLVMDEAFDEWEFPKRKWLEGWNAGTPGYQGNYDFFPEWGEKDLADMVRRDRNHISIFAWSIGNEVDYPNDPYSHPVLDGGAQTGFTQKIFGGYKKDAPDAMRLGVIAKKLAAVVKQYDRSRPVTAGLAGVAMSNETEYPSALDIAGYNYTENRYTSDHKKYPNRVIFGSENRHDLSAWKAVTDNEHIFGQFLWTGIDYLGESGRWPSRGFYSGLLDFGGFIKPRGFFRQSLWAENPMAYIGTYLVKGGNSSQDVLSQSEGKKDEYLSMDAWASWNYKEGQTVRVVCYTNTAKARLLLDNKEVGAIKEYDGKTGIIYWDIPFKPGNLKVEGLNAAGKEVTAYAVATAGEPAALQIINESKKDDQIKQVAVQMVDAKGNPVYTTNVDVTCSVSGGTLLGLEAGDNSDMGDYTDNVQKTFRGRLLAYVKKNQKPGPVKIVFTAPGLKSVTVTL; encoded by the coding sequence ATGGCCCGCTTTCTTTTTCTCTTTACGCTCATCATTGCAACAAACTGCTTCGCTCAACCCGGATTTGGCGATGCTCATAAGATCAACAACGGTTGGCAATTTACTTTGAATAGCACCGACTCTGTAGCTGAAAAGCCCGCTCAGTCTGCGTCCTGGCAAACAGTAGACCTGCCTCATGACTGGAGCGTACGGCAGAAGCTGGACCCAAAAAATGCCAGCAGCATGGGCTACCTGCCCGGAGGCATCGGCTGGTATAAAAAAGACGTAGTAATACCCACATCGGATAAAAAGGTATACCTCTATTTCGAAGGAGTGTATAATCGCAGCGAGGTTTTGGTGAACGGGCAATCGGTAGGTAAACGGCCTAATGGCTATATCTCTTTTATGTATGATATTACTCCGTTTATAAAAGCAGGCAAGACTAATGAAATATTGGTGAAAGCCGATCATCATCGCGATGCGGATTCGCGCTGGTATACGGGATCCGGTATTTACCGGGATGTGTGGCTGGTATATGCCAACCCGGTACATATAGCGCAGTGGGGCGTTTACGCTTACCCGCAGGTAGCAGATGCGTCCGCTGTGTTGAATATTGAAACGGCTATTGAAAATAAAGATGCTAAAGAACAACAACTAACAGTAGTGCAGGAACTGGTAGGGCCTGATAAAAAAGTGGTTGGCCAAAGCAGTACTTCTGTTACAGTGGCGGCTAATAGTTTGGGCAAAGCTGTTGCGGCAATAAAAGTGACAAATCCCCAACTTTGGAGTTTAAACAACCCCACATTATATACACTGCGCACCAAAGTGCTGCAAGCCGGTAAACAAATAGATGCATCGGTAACTACTACAGGTTTCAGAAAGCTCAGCTTTGATGCCAATAAAGGGTTTGCCTTGAACGATAAATGGATGAAAGTAAAGGGTGTTTGCCTGCATCACGATGCCGGTGTTTTGGGCGCGGCTATGTACAAAGAGGTTTGGCGCCGCCGGTTATTAAATTTAAAAGAAGTAGGGGTGAATGCCATCAGAACCAGCCATAACCCACAGGCAACTGCCTTATACGAGCTTTGCGACGAGCTGGGCTTATTGGTAATGGACGAAGCATTTGACGAATGGGAGTTTCCGAAACGTAAATGGCTGGAGGGCTGGAACGCGGGTACACCGGGCTACCAGGGTAATTATGATTTTTTCCCGGAGTGGGGCGAAAAAGACCTGGCGGATATGGTGCGCAGGGACAGGAACCATATTTCCATATTTGCCTGGAGCATTGGTAATGAGGTAGACTATCCCAACGATCCTTATTCTCACCCCGTTTTGGATGGCGGTGCGCAAACGGGGTTCACACAAAAAATATTCGGCGGCTATAAGAAAGATGCACCGGACGCGATGCGCCTGGGTGTGATTGCCAAAAAGCTGGCAGCTGTGGTAAAACAGTACGACCGGTCCCGCCCGGTAACTGCAGGCCTGGCCGGTGTTGCTATGTCCAACGAAACGGAATACCCGTCGGCATTGGATATAGCGGGTTATAACTATACGGAAAACCGTTATACCAGCGATCATAAAAAATACCCCAACCGCGTCATATTTGGTAGCGAAAACCGGCACGACCTGAGCGCCTGGAAAGCCGTTACAGATAACGAACACATATTCGGACAATTTTTATGGACAGGCATCGACTACCTTGGTGAATCGGGTAGATGGCCCTCGCGCGGCTTTTATTCAGGTCTGTTAGACTTTGGCGGATTTATTAAGCCAAGAGGCTTTTTCAGACAATCGCTCTGGGCCGAAAACCCGATGGCTTATATAGGTACTTACCTGGTAAAGGGTGGCAACAGTTCGCAGGATGTGCTCTCACAATCGGAGGGAAAGAAAGATGAGTATTTGTCGATGGACGCCTGGGCATCATGGAACTATAAAGAAGGACAAACTGTAAGAGTAGTATGCTATACGAATACAGCGAAAGCAAGATTGCTGCTGGATAATAAAGAGGTAGGAGCTATAAAAGAGTACGATGGTAAAACCGGTATTATTTATTGGGATATCCCGTTCAAGCCGGGAAACCTTAAAGTAGAAGGTTTGAATGCTGCGGGTAAGGAAGTGACTGCTTATGCCGTTGCAACTGCCGGTGAGCCAGCTGCTTTACAAATCATAAATGAGAGTAAGAAAGATGACCAGATAAAGCAGGTAGCTGTGCAGATGGTGGATGCCAAAGGAAACCCGGTTTACACAACTAATGTCGATGTTACCTGCTCCGTATCCGGCGGCACCTTACTCGGCCTTGAAGCGGGCGATAACAGCGATATGGGCGACTATACTGATAATGTGCAAAAGACATTCAGGGGCAGATTATTGGCTTACGTGAAGAAAAATCAAAAACCGGGTCCGGTTAAAATAGTATTCACCGCACCCGGATTAAAGAGTGTAACCGTAACGCTTTAG
- a CDS encoding glycoside hydrolase family 16 protein, protein MTMISILIGSLLTIGNPGDSGHVKKTGDDYKLVWSEEFNKNGAVDTTVWQFEKGFVRNNELQWYQPQNAWCENGKLIIEARRETKTNPRYKEGSSDWREKRKEIEYTSASINTRHSKTWQYGRFEIRAKIIAQPGLWPAIWTLGVNGEWPWNGEIDIMEYYKGDILANVATGTNKRWNAKWFSTHKAVSSFKPNWDQDFHVWRMDWDEHSIKFFVDDLLLNEVKLTDANNPDGSNPFKQPHYLLLNLAIGGDNGGDPSKTKFPSRYEVDYVRVYQK, encoded by the coding sequence ATTACAATGATTTCCATACTTATTGGTTCGCTGCTAACTATCGGCAACCCGGGTGATTCCGGCCACGTAAAGAAAACGGGTGATGATTACAAGCTCGTATGGTCAGAAGAATTTAATAAAAATGGTGCCGTAGATACAACGGTTTGGCAATTCGAAAAAGGCTTTGTGCGCAATAACGAGCTGCAATGGTACCAGCCACAAAATGCCTGGTGCGAAAACGGTAAGCTCATTATTGAGGCGCGCAGGGAAACCAAAACCAATCCCAGGTACAAAGAAGGAAGTAGCGATTGGCGGGAAAAAAGAAAGGAGATTGAATACACTTCTGCCAGCATCAATACACGTCATTCTAAAACATGGCAGTATGGCCGTTTTGAGATTCGTGCTAAAATTATTGCACAACCAGGTCTCTGGCCCGCGATATGGACATTGGGCGTAAACGGGGAGTGGCCCTGGAATGGTGAGATCGATATCATGGAATATTATAAGGGTGATATCCTGGCTAACGTGGCAACAGGCACCAATAAACGGTGGAATGCCAAATGGTTCAGCACCCATAAAGCGGTAAGCTCGTTCAAACCCAACTGGGACCAGGACTTTCACGTATGGCGCATGGATTGGGATGAGCATTCCATCAAATTTTTTGTAGATGACCTGTTGCTGAACGAGGTAAAGCTAACCGATGCGAATAATCCTGATGGAAGCAATCCCTTTAAACAACCCCATTATTTATTGCTCAACCTGGCAATAGGCGGAGATAACGGGGGCGATCCTTCTAAAACTAAATTTCCAAGTCGCTACGAAGTGGATTATGTAAGGGTGTACCAGAAATAA
- a CDS encoding family 43 glycosylhydrolase, with protein MIKKNYWWVGFLLLFPALVKAQAKTAASKYTGYLFTYFTGNSKEEEAIRFAISTDGYHFQALNNNQPVIASSAISATGGVRDPHILRGADGKTFYMVATDMVSANGWDSNRAMVLLKSTDLVNWTSAIINIPQTFKAFEKVNRVWAPQTIYDAKKGKYMVYWSMRAGNDPDVIYYAYTNKEFTALETEPKQLFFSPNNGACIDGDIVEKNGRFHLFFKTEGQGAGIKVAVSDKLTEGYTLRDSYVQQTKDPVEGAGVFKLNDGSGYILMYDVYTKGRYQFTKTTDLEHFKVVDEQVSMNFHPRHGTVLPITRQEMERLTAKWLSVADVLGTAQSKQIKKNNIVLDTAAKKLWLPVLDNTALNKFDPQFKSFPGVKISASGADFSKKPVAYTVSITGRKPETWQVQVLQNGNPVLAGYYADPEILYSEKTKRYYIYPTSDGFTGWAGNYFKVFSSADLTNWKDEGVMLDLPKQVGWANRNAWAPCIIEKKINGQYKYFYYFTAAQKIGVAVADEPTGPFVDSGKPLVAAKPAGIKGGQEIDPDVFTDPQTGKSYLYWGNGYMAVAELNEDMTSFKTDAPQIIKVDKTYREGTYVFYRKGTYYFMWSEDDTRSPNYRVRYGTATSPTGPLTIPADNIVIQKNEAEGIYGAGHNSVIQIPGTDDWYIVYHRFTYPNGIKMGSAAGYNREVCIDKLVFNADGSIRQTIPTHKGVPAIK; from the coding sequence ATGATCAAAAAAAATTACTGGTGGGTTGGGTTCCTTTTATTGTTTCCGGCTTTGGTGAAAGCCCAGGCAAAAACAGCGGCTTCAAAATATACCGGCTACCTTTTTACCTATTTTACAGGCAACAGTAAAGAGGAAGAAGCCATCCGTTTTGCGATCAGTACCGATGGCTACCATTTCCAGGCCTTAAATAATAACCAGCCGGTAATAGCATCTTCAGCTATCAGCGCTACGGGAGGCGTACGTGATCCGCATATTTTGAGAGGTGCCGATGGTAAGACCTTTTACATGGTGGCAACGGATATGGTGTCGGCCAACGGTTGGGATTCGAACCGGGCAATGGTATTGCTTAAATCAACCGACCTGGTAAACTGGACCTCAGCAATAATTAATATTCCGCAGACCTTCAAGGCTTTTGAAAAAGTAAACAGGGTCTGGGCGCCTCAAACTATTTACGATGCTAAAAAGGGTAAATACATGGTTTATTGGTCGATGCGGGCTGGTAATGATCCTGATGTGATTTACTACGCGTATACTAATAAAGAATTTACAGCATTAGAAACAGAACCTAAACAGTTATTTTTTAGTCCGAACAACGGCGCCTGCATTGACGGAGATATTGTAGAGAAAAACGGCAGGTTCCACCTGTTCTTTAAAACTGAAGGCCAGGGCGCTGGTATAAAAGTGGCCGTTTCGGACAAACTAACGGAAGGATATACGCTGCGCGACTCCTATGTACAGCAAACCAAAGACCCGGTTGAAGGGGCTGGTGTGTTTAAGCTCAATGATGGCAGCGGGTATATTTTAATGTATGATGTGTATACCAAAGGGCGTTACCAGTTTACCAAAACTACCGACCTTGAACATTTTAAAGTGGTGGATGAACAGGTATCGATGAACTTTCATCCGCGGCACGGAACAGTGTTGCCCATTACCCGGCAGGAAATGGAGCGTTTAACGGCGAAATGGCTGAGTGTTGCAGATGTATTGGGTACGGCACAATCCAAACAAATTAAAAAGAACAACATCGTGCTGGATACGGCGGCTAAGAAATTATGGTTGCCTGTTTTAGACAATACGGCACTCAACAAATTCGATCCGCAATTTAAAAGCTTCCCGGGTGTAAAGATCTCGGCATCCGGTGCTGATTTTTCCAAAAAGCCGGTGGCTTACACTGTTTCAATAACAGGCCGTAAGCCCGAGACCTGGCAGGTACAGGTATTACAAAACGGGAATCCTGTCTTAGCCGGTTACTATGCGGACCCCGAGATCCTGTATTCCGAAAAAACAAAGCGATATTATATCTATCCAACCAGTGATGGTTTTACCGGCTGGGCGGGTAACTACTTCAAAGTGTTTTCATCAGCCGATCTTACCAACTGGAAGGACGAGGGTGTAATGCTCGATCTGCCCAAACAGGTAGGCTGGGCCAACCGCAATGCCTGGGCGCCCTGTATTATTGAAAAAAAGATCAACGGCCAGTACAAATACTTCTATTATTTCACAGCAGCCCAGAAAATAGGTGTTGCCGTGGCAGATGAGCCAACGGGACCATTTGTTGATTCAGGCAAGCCACTGGTGGCAGCCAAGCCCGCCGGAATAAAAGGGGGGCAGGAAATTGACCCGGATGTTTTTACAGACCCTCAAACCGGCAAAAGCTACCTCTACTGGGGGAATGGCTATATGGCGGTAGCGGAGCTGAATGAGGATATGACCTCATTTAAAACGGACGCCCCTCAAATTATTAAGGTAGATAAAACCTACCGCGAAGGAACTTATGTTTTCTACAGGAAGGGAACTTATTACTTCATGTGGAGCGAAGATGATACCCGTAGCCCTAATTACCGGGTACGATACGGCACGGCTACCTCACCAACCGGCCCGCTGACGATACCTGCTGATAATATCGTGATACAAAAAAATGAAGCGGAGGGTATTTATGGAGCCGGTCATAACTCGGTAATACAAATTCCAGGAACGGACGACTGGTATATCGTCTATCATCGCTTTACTTATCCTAACGGTATAAAAATGGGCAGTGCTGCCGGTTATAACCGCGAGGTATGCATCGACAAGCTGGTATTTAATGCAGATGGCTCTATACGGCAAACGATTCCTACACATAAAGGAGTGCCTGCCATAAAATAA